TTTAGGCTTTAGTTATGGCCTTACCCAAATCTGTATCTGAGCAGTACAAAAAATTAAAATCCGCATTGCATGAACATAATTATGCTTACTATGTTTTGGATGATCCAAAAATAAGTGATCGCCAATATGATCAAATGTATAAAGATCTCATCAGTATAGAAGAGAACTACCCAGAGTTAATTGGCCCGGATTCGCCATCACAAAGAGTTGGGGGGAAGCCTTTAGATAACTTTACAAAAGTGACCCGTGCAGAAAAAATGATGTCTTTGGATAATACTTATTCTAAGGAAGAACTCAGCGATTTTCATCAACGTTTGCTAGATCAACTGGGTTTGGAAGCCAATTCTGAACTTGAATATGTGTGTGAACCCAAAATTGATGGTTTGGCTATTGAATGTATCTATGAAAACGGTATTTTTAGTGTAGGGGCAACTCGTGGTGATGGTTGGGTAGGAGAGGATGTTAGCCAAAACTTAAAGACTTTAAACTCTATTCCTTTACAACTCAGGCAAGGTTTCAATAAACAAAAGTTGGTAGTAAGAGGGGAAGTGTATATCGATAAAAGTGATTTTATAAAGCTTAATCAACAACGCATGCAACAACAAGAATCACTTTTTAAAAACCCGCGCAACGCTGCAGCAGGTTCTTTAAGACTTTTAGATGCAAAAATCACAGCCAAAAGGCCTTTAAAGGCTATTTTTTACCATCTTATGAGTGATGAAACACTAATAGGCCAAACCCATGCCCAAAATTTAGAGCAACTAAAACAACTCGGTTTTCCTAGTCATAAAGATTACAGTATATGCAAAACAATAAACGAGTTGTTTGATGTTATTGAGCTATGGAAAGAAAAAAAAGAAAGTTTACCCTATGAAATAGATGGTTTGGTTATAAAAGTTAATCAAATTAAATTACAACAAGAAGCTGGATTTACGGCCAAATATCCTAAATGGGCCATTGCCTACAAGTATGAAAGTGAACAAGCTTATACTCAAATTTTGGATGTACGTTTTCAAGTAGGGCGGACAGGCGTTTTAACTCCTGTTGCTGATTTACAAAGTATAGAGCTGGGAGGGACTACCGTATCCAAAGCCAGTCTGCACAATTTTGAAGAAATTCAACGCAAAGATATTCGATTAAATGATTTTGTATGGATAGAAAAAGCAGGTGAAATTATTCCTAAAGTTATGCAAGTTGACCTTGAAAATCGTTCTAAGCAAGTTAAAAAAATCAAAATCCCTGAAAAATGTCCTGTTTGTCATTCCCCAGTGGGCAAACTCTTTGAAGAAGATGTCGCTGTACGCTGTTTAAATGGATTTAATTGTCAGGCCCAGCTTAAGGAATCTGTTCGTTATTTTTGTTCAAGACAGGCATTTAATATTGAGAACATTGGGCCTTCATTGATAGATCAATTGATAAATTACAAAAAAATCACAAATCCAGGTGATTTATTTGCATTAAATGTTGATGACTTAAAAGACTTAGAGCGCATGGGAGAAAAATCAGCTCAAAATGTAATCCATTCAATCACCGAAGCTAAAAAAAATATTACTTATGCTAAAGTATTAACTGCTATTGGCATACCCTTGATGGGTAATGTTGTGGCCAAGTTAATTGCAAAAGAAACAAAAAGTCTAAAGTCTTTATGGGAAAGATATGTAATCACTGATCAACTTGATCAATTAGAACATATCCATGGTGTTGGTCCAAAACTGATTGAGTCCATTAAAAAATATTTTCATCAAGACTATGCTAAACAGCTATTGCAGACCTTACTTGATCAGGGCATTAACCCAAAAGATGTTCAAAACCAGCCAGAGGATACAAATCCTTCTTTTAAAGATAAGATTTTTTGTATCTCTGGAACACTGAGTGTTTCTCGCGATCAAATGAAAGAAAAAATAGAGTCTTTGGGTGGCAAAGTCAACTCTAGTATCAGTAGCAAAACAGATTATCTTTTAGCAGGAGAAAAAGTAGGGCAGAATAAACTTTCTGCAGCTCAAAAGTATGGAACACGCATCATTAATGAAAAAAACCTTCAAGAAATGATCCAACACTCATAAATTAGTATTCAAGATAATTTTGTTCTAAAAAACTCTGGAGTGCTTTTTTCAATTGATACGCATCAATGTAACCAGTTAATCTTTTTTGTTTGTTTTGTTGTTGATCCAATAGAATGATACTTGGGAAAGCATTCACTCTAAAAGTACGCATCATATGGTTGGAAAGTTTATTCGGTTGAGTGGCATCTACTTTAAGAGGAATATAATTTTGACCAATCATGGATTGAACATTTTGATCAGAAAAAGTATTGATTTCCATTTGTCTACAGGGCATGCACCAATCAGCAAAAAATTCTATAATTAAAGGTTTGTTTTCTGCTCTTGCTTGTTTAAAAGCAGGCTCTTTTGCACTATGCCATTGAATTTCATTGTTATGTTTTGCAGCAGCATATTTTTGTTTACTATTGATAAGAACTGAAACTTGAGGAAAAATAAAAATGTACAAAGCCAAAAAAAATAAACTCGCCCAAAACATTTTTACGCCAAAGACCAGTTTTTTTTTGAATGAAGGGTTAACTTTAAGAGTACTGAATAAAGGTTCTGTTTCACGCCACAGAACATAAAAGAAATATATTATCGCAACTTTATAAAAAATAGCGTTGATGTACAGTTCCGATTGTAAGTACCATAAGGTAAAAACAACAATAATATAAAAAGGTATGGTTAAGTGCTTAAAATTAT
This sequence is a window from bacterium. Protein-coding genes within it:
- a CDS encoding DUF255 domain-containing protein, whose translation is MINNFKHLTIPFYIIVVFTLWYLQSELYINAIFYKVAIIYFFYVLWRETEPLFSTLKVNPSFKKKLVFGVKMFWASLFFLALYIFIFPQVSVLINSKQKYAAAKHNNEIQWHSAKEPAFKQARAENKPLIIEFFADWCMPCRQMEINTFSDQNVQSMIGQNYIPLKVDATQPNKLSNHMMRTFRVNAFPSIILLDQQQNKQKRLTGYIDAYQLKKALQSFLEQNYLEY
- the ligA gene encoding NAD-dependent DNA ligase LigA — protein: MALPKSVSEQYKKLKSALHEHNYAYYVLDDPKISDRQYDQMYKDLISIEENYPELIGPDSPSQRVGGKPLDNFTKVTRAEKMMSLDNTYSKEELSDFHQRLLDQLGLEANSELEYVCEPKIDGLAIECIYENGIFSVGATRGDGWVGEDVSQNLKTLNSIPLQLRQGFNKQKLVVRGEVYIDKSDFIKLNQQRMQQQESLFKNPRNAAAGSLRLLDAKITAKRPLKAIFYHLMSDETLIGQTHAQNLEQLKQLGFPSHKDYSICKTINELFDVIELWKEKKESLPYEIDGLVIKVNQIKLQQEAGFTAKYPKWAIAYKYESEQAYTQILDVRFQVGRTGVLTPVADLQSIELGGTTVSKASLHNFEEIQRKDIRLNDFVWIEKAGEIIPKVMQVDLENRSKQVKKIKIPEKCPVCHSPVGKLFEEDVAVRCLNGFNCQAQLKESVRYFCSRQAFNIENIGPSLIDQLINYKKITNPGDLFALNVDDLKDLERMGEKSAQNVIHSITEAKKNITYAKVLTAIGIPLMGNVVAKLIAKETKSLKSLWERYVITDQLDQLEHIHGVGPKLIESIKKYFHQDYAKQLLQTLLDQGINPKDVQNQPEDTNPSFKDKIFCISGTLSVSRDQMKEKIESLGGKVNSSISSKTDYLLAGEKVGQNKLSAAQKYGTRIINEKNLQEMIQHS